A section of the Clostridium felsineum DSM 794 genome encodes:
- a CDS encoding phosphatase PAP2 family protein, whose translation MMKAIKKIYNIIPEYAIKPLILCVIFNFSVYSGARLFYKDATFHNLTTFLDNKIPVVPIFTVIYLGSYIFWIINYLLISRINKNSCYRLIMADLLGKLICGIIYIVFPTTNIRPNLVSSGIFVDMLKFLYSVDAANNLFPSIHCLVSWYCFAGLRNCKTIPKWYRAFSFFVAIMICISTVTTKQHVIIDVFGGIILAELTWQLSYYLQLYKAFKFINQEV comes from the coding sequence ATGATGAAAGCAATTAAAAAAATATATAACATTATACCTGAATATGCCATTAAACCTTTAATTTTATGTGTAATTTTCAACTTTAGTGTATATTCAGGAGCACGACTATTTTACAAAGATGCTACTTTTCACAATTTAACAACCTTTTTAGATAATAAGATTCCTGTTGTTCCAATTTTTACAGTTATTTATCTTGGTAGTTATATATTTTGGATTATAAACTATTTATTAATTAGTAGAATAAATAAAAATTCCTGTTATCGTCTTATAATGGCAGACTTATTAGGAAAGCTAATATGTGGTATCATATACATAGTATTTCCTACTACTAATATAAGGCCTAACCTTGTTTCGTCTGGTATTTTTGTGGACATGCTTAAATTTTTATATAGTGTAGATGCAGCAAATAATCTTTTTCCTTCTATTCATTGTTTGGTTAGTTGGTATTGCTTTGCTGGGCTTAGAAATTGCAAAACTATTCCTAAATGGTATCGTGCCTTCTCCTTTTTTGTAGCAATTATGATATGTATTTCAACTGTAACAACAAAACAACATGTTATAATTGATGTTTTTGGAGGCATAATATTAGCAGAATTAACCTGGCAATTATCTTATTATTTACAACTTTATAAAGCATTTAAATTCATCAATCAGGAGGTATAA
- a CDS encoding glycosyltransferase family 2 protein — MKVLTIVIPCYNSAAYMNRAIDSLLIGSEDIEILIVNDGSVDNTSKIADEYESKYPNLIRAIHKENGGHGDAINTGLKHSTGMYFKVLDSDDWFDKESLKKILNILKNMINTSNKLDLLISNYVYENVSINKFKSINYRSAMPIEKIFTWENLGHLRNSQNILMHSVIYRTELLKECGIELPKHTFYVDNIFVYKPLPYVKTMYYVDVDLYRYFIGRDDQSVNEKVMIKRIDQQIKVTKILIDCYDPMLISCKKLRKYMIKYLVMMMTVSTVLLLKDNTEESLNKKKELWNYLNSKNKKLYLEVTKSFLGLMIQIRGILGRKIILLGYTLSRKVFGFN; from the coding sequence ATGAAAGTTCTGACTATAGTGATACCTTGTTACAATTCGGCAGCCTACATGAATAGAGCCATAGACTCTCTGCTAATTGGCAGCGAAGACATTGAAATCTTAATTGTCAATGATGGTTCTGTTGATAACACTTCAAAAATTGCTGACGAATATGAATCAAAGTATCCTAATTTAATACGTGCAATACATAAAGAAAACGGTGGTCATGGTGATGCAATAAATACAGGTCTTAAACATTCAACGGGCATGTACTTTAAAGTTCTAGATAGTGATGATTGGTTCGATAAAGAAAGCCTAAAGAAAATACTTAACATATTAAAAAATATGATTAACACTTCTAATAAATTAGATTTACTTATTTCAAATTATGTATATGAAAATGTGAGTATAAATAAATTTAAGAGTATTAATTACAGAAGTGCAATGCCAATAGAAAAAATATTTACCTGGGAAAATTTAGGCCATCTTAGAAACAGTCAAAATATATTAATGCACTCTGTGATTTATCGTACTGAATTGCTCAAAGAGTGCGGTATAGAACTTCCTAAACATACATTTTATGTGGATAATATTTTTGTATACAAACCACTTCCTTATGTGAAAACAATGTACTATGTAGATGTTGATTTATATAGATATTTTATAGGAAGAGATGATCAATCAGTTAATGAAAAGGTAATGATAAAGCGTATAGATCAGCAGATTAAAGTAACCAAAATACTTATAGACTGCTATGATCCTATGCTTATCTCATGCAAAAAATTACGCAAGTACATGATTAAATATTTAGTTATGATGATGACTGTTAGCACTGTACTCTTATTAAAAGATAATACAGAAGAAAGCCTAAATAAAAAAAAAGAACTTTGGAACTACTTAAATTCTAAAAATAAAAAACTGTATTTAGAAGTAACTAAATCCTTTCTTGGTCTTATGATTCAAATAAGAGGTATTTTAGGAAGGAAAATTATACTACTAGGTTATACCTTATCTAGAAAAGTTTTTGGTTTCAATTAA
- the tlp gene encoding small acid-soluble spore protein Tlp, protein MKINPDDRRDNVDRIQSNIDNTIENIHLADEMIEKVSDPKEKKDLKEKNCRREKAVEGFKSEIKDEALAKKNNYK, encoded by the coding sequence ATGAAAATCAACCCAGATGATAGAAGAGATAATGTAGACAGAATTCAATCAAATATAGATAATACTATTGAAAATATTCATTTAGCAGATGAAATGATTGAAAAAGTAAGTGATCCAAAGGAAAAGAAGGATTTAAAGGAGAAAAATTGTAGAAGAGAAAAGGCAGTGGAAGGATTTAAGTCTGAAATTAAAGATGAAGCTTTAGCTAAAAAAAACAATTATAAATAA
- a CDS encoding DUF554 domain-containing protein has product MPIGVIVNSCAVLFGGVIGAALGDKVPERLRISLPLTSGVASMSMGIISMGKIKTMPAVILAIIIGTVIGELIKLESRIAAVAGYSKKYMEKLFLKNKTEIAATVDKKKKEIKPEDFMQQFVAIVILFCASGTGIFGALNEGMTGDHSILFTKSILDLFTSAIFATSLGFFVSAICIPQIVVLMILFFSASVILPFTTPTMIADFTACGGIIMFATGFRISNIKNFPIANMLPALVLVMPISHLWTTLVH; this is encoded by the coding sequence ATGCCTATTGGAGTAATAGTAAATTCTTGTGCAGTACTTTTTGGAGGTGTAATTGGAGCAGCTTTAGGGGACAAGGTTCCTGAAAGACTAAGAATATCACTTCCTTTAACTTCAGGTGTTGCATCTATGTCTATGGGAATTATAAGTATGGGTAAAATAAAAACTATGCCAGCAGTTATATTAGCTATAATAATTGGAACTGTAATTGGAGAATTAATAAAGCTAGAAAGCAGAATTGCTGCGGTGGCTGGTTATTCAAAAAAATATATGGAAAAATTGTTCTTGAAAAATAAAACAGAGATTGCAGCAACTGTAGATAAAAAAAAGAAAGAAATAAAGCCAGAGGATTTTATGCAGCAATTTGTTGCAATAGTGATTTTATTTTGTGCCAGTGGAACAGGAATATTTGGAGCTTTAAATGAAGGCATGACAGGGGATCATTCTATATTATTTACAAAATCTATTCTTGATTTGTTCACTTCAGCAATTTTTGCAACTTCTCTTGGATTTTTTGTTTCAGCTATTTGCATACCTCAAATAGTTGTGCTTATGATATTATTTTTTAGTGCAAGCGTTATATTGCCATTTACTACGCCAACAATGATTGCGGATTTTACTGCCTGTGGAGGAATAATAATGTTTGCAACAGGTTTTAGAATAAGTAATATAAAAAATTTTCCTATTGCAAATATGCTGCCGGCACTTGTATTAGTTATGCCAATATCTCATTTATGGACTACCCTAGTACATTAA
- a CDS encoding MerR family transcriptional regulator codes for MENYLSISQMAKIHNLSRQTLIYYDKIDLFKPIYIDKNAYRYYSVYQIPFLREICFLKSIGVKLEDIKKHIKNRDTRSAISLLKCHEKFIDEEIEKLNKVRASIEERLNLYSSVEEFKDELYRPMVEEFGERRVIFIPFEKEISREELHLTQVKIRKIINKHNILPASEFGVIIKKDKIDKEYIFEDAGGFIVLPDVEYPIENTIVLPKGKYACMYKYGMPYNTTDLENLIKWINNNNYKIVGDIIDACILDATFYSSRSKTDLCQLQIPVEI; via the coding sequence TTGGAAAATTACTTATCAATAAGTCAAATGGCGAAAATACATAATCTTTCAAGGCAAACACTGATTTATTATGACAAGATAGATTTGTTTAAACCTATATACATTGATAAGAATGCATATAGGTATTATAGTGTGTATCAAATTCCTTTCTTAAGAGAAATTTGTTTCTTAAAATCTATAGGTGTTAAGCTGGAAGATATAAAAAAGCATATAAAAAATAGGGATACTAGAAGTGCTATATCCTTATTAAAGTGTCATGAAAAATTTATTGATGAAGAAATAGAAAAGTTAAATAAAGTACGTGCATCTATAGAAGAAAGGCTGAATTTATATTCTAGTGTAGAAGAATTCAAAGATGAATTGTATAGACCTATGGTAGAGGAATTTGGAGAAAGAAGAGTAATATTTATACCGTTTGAGAAGGAAATATCCAGAGAAGAACTGCACCTTACTCAAGTTAAAATACGGAAGATAATTAACAAACACAATATTCTTCCAGCTAGTGAATTTGGTGTTATTATAAAGAAGGATAAAATAGATAAAGAGTATATTTTTGAAGATGCAGGAGGTTTTATAGTTTTGCCAGATGTAGAATATCCTATTGAAAATACTATTGTGTTACCAAAGGGAAAATATGCTTGTATGTATAAATATGGAATGCCATATAACACTACGGATTTAGAAAATCTTATTAAATGGATAAATAATAATAATTATAAAATAGTAGGAGATATAATTGATGCATGTATTCTAGATGCTACTTTTTATAGCAGTAGAAGTAAAACCGACCTGTGCCAGTTACAGATACCTGTTGAAATTTAA